The Chaetodon auriga isolate fChaAug3 chromosome 22, fChaAug3.hap1, whole genome shotgun sequence genome contains a region encoding:
- the atp23 gene encoding mitochondrial inner membrane protease ATP23 homolog isoform X1, whose translation MGQTKQEEEYGYNLFPERKKGTLRNSIEQSLFTFNHKCQVMLQFAMETSPYAKLLLSAMKSSGCKVFKDRHFSCEDCDGTVSGGFDATTSQIVLCQNNIHQQSHMNRVVTHELIHAFDHCRAHVDWFNNYRHLACSEIRAANLSGDCSFTNEATRFNFGLKQHHQECVRGRALRSILAVRNISRKEAEKIVDEVFDTCFNDHAPFGRIPHSKKDAKFAYRDYESRDRYYANL comes from the exons ATGGGCCAGACTaaacaagaggaggaatatGGATACAACTTATTCCcggagaggaaaaagggaacGCTCAGGAATTCAATCGAGCAGAGCTTGTTCACTTTCAACCACAAGTGTCAGGTCATGTTGCAGTTTGCAATGGAAACTA GTCCGTACGCCAAACTCCTCCTCAGTGCCATGAAAAGTTCAGGATG CAAAGTGTTTAAAGACCGACATTTCTCCTGTGAAGACTGTGATGGGACGGTCAGCGGTGGCTTTGATGCGACTACTTCTCAA atCGTTTTGTGTCAGAACAACATCCACCAGCAGTCCCATATGAACCGGGTGGTCACACATGAGCTCATTCATGCCTTTGACCACTGTCGGGCCCATGTGGACTGGTTTAATAACTACAGACATCTGGCTTGTTCTGAG attcgGGCAGCTAACCTCAGTGGAGACTGCTCCTTTACCAATGAAGCCACCAGATTTAACTTTGGCCTGAAGCAGCATCATCAG GAGTGTGTCAGAGGCCGCGCCCTTCGCTCCATCCTGGCCGTGAGGAACATTAGCCGGAAGGAGGCGGAGAAAATAGTGGATGAGGTCTTCGACACGTGTTTCAACGACCACGCACCGTTTGGACGCATTCCGCACAGCAAGAAGGATGCTAAGTTTGCCTACAGAGATTATGAGAGCAGAGATCGATATTATGCAAACCTTTAG
- the atp23 gene encoding mitochondrial inner membrane protease ATP23 homolog isoform X2 yields the protein MKSSGCKVFKDRHFSCEDCDGTVSGGFDATTSQIVLCQNNIHQQSHMNRVVTHELIHAFDHCRAHVDWFNNYRHLACSEIRAANLSGDCSFTNEATRFNFGLKQHHQECVRGRALRSILAVRNISRKEAEKIVDEVFDTCFNDHAPFGRIPHSKKDAKFAYRDYESRDRYYANL from the exons ATGAAAAGTTCAGGATG CAAAGTGTTTAAAGACCGACATTTCTCCTGTGAAGACTGTGATGGGACGGTCAGCGGTGGCTTTGATGCGACTACTTCTCAA atCGTTTTGTGTCAGAACAACATCCACCAGCAGTCCCATATGAACCGGGTGGTCACACATGAGCTCATTCATGCCTTTGACCACTGTCGGGCCCATGTGGACTGGTTTAATAACTACAGACATCTGGCTTGTTCTGAG attcgGGCAGCTAACCTCAGTGGAGACTGCTCCTTTACCAATGAAGCCACCAGATTTAACTTTGGCCTGAAGCAGCATCATCAG GAGTGTGTCAGAGGCCGCGCCCTTCGCTCCATCCTGGCCGTGAGGAACATTAGCCGGAAGGAGGCGGAGAAAATAGTGGATGAGGTCTTCGACACGTGTTTCAACGACCACGCACCGTTTGGACGCATTCCGCACAGCAAGAAGGATGCTAAGTTTGCCTACAGAGATTATGAGAGCAGAGATCGATATTATGCAAACCTTTAG
- the rpap3 gene encoding RNA polymerase II-associated protein 3, whose product MSGGNKAIELQLQMRQNAEDMHGFMKELENWERDIKKKDEELRTGGLQEVQTTLPPVRNKDYKTKMREKKKKKKEPTGNGDAKRAECTQASRIKAYDYRAWDKFDADKVLSEMDKEESLAESNESDSEEAVVDKEKALTEKEKGNAFFKDGKYNEAVECYTKGMGADPYNPVLPTNRATSFFRLKKYAVAESDCNLAIALDSNYFKAYARRGAARFALKKYQSALEDYEMVLKLDPGNVEAQNEVKKIKESLEHEAPTPSTEATQAQEAPPADPEQQRLMEEQQRRQEAAIQKDRGNAYFKEGKYEAAVECYSRGMEADSMNVLLPANRAMAFLKLERYKEAEEDCTKAISLDKTYSKAFARRATARVALGELQKAKQDFQEVLKLEPGNKQALNELQKLQIALGSSGLLQAPDSTQRRTVQPIDKPAHLRSTKPLRRIDIEEVSGKVSVSEVESGGSKSFVQEVAREAEDESSPLSTSPSAKMIKIEEIAEVPSPSSEQVPSSRQSKQPVQEVTHPPEPSTDPSPTVTDLPPPPANSFQLEADLRKIGNQPEVIYRYLSQIKPDAYANIFHNSLEPDILNQVLRTLHGFYIKNEAPGVTMEVLKSVASVRRFDMAVMFMSSPEKKVLKEVFDFLHQAELEESSVTALQKKYGL is encoded by the exons ATGTCCGGGGGAAACAAAGCCATTGAGTTACAGCTTCAAATGCGGCAAAATGCCGAGGATATGCATGGCTtcatgaaggagctggagaactgggagagagacataaagaagAAGGACGAGGAGCTGAGGACGGGAGGACTTCAGGAGGTCCAG aCGACGCTCCCACCTGTGCGCAACAAAGACTACAAAACAAAGAtgagggaaaagaagaagaagaagaaggagccaACAGGCAATGGAGACGCAAAGAGAGCTGAGTGCACGCAAGCCTCGAGGATAAAAGCCTATGACTACCGTGCATGGGACAAATTTGACGCG GACAAGGTTCTGTCAGAGATGGATAAGGAGGAAAGTCTCGCAGAGTCAAATGAGTCCGACTCTGAGGAAGCTGTGGTCGATAAGGAGAAAGCGTTGACTGAGAAGGAAAAG GGCAACGCATTTTTCAAAGATGGGAAGTACAACGAAGCTGTTGAGTGTTACACAAAAGGGATGGGTGCAGATCCTTACAACCCCGTGCTCCCCACAAACCGAGCCACCTCCTTCTTCAGACTCAAAAA GTATGCTGTGGCAGAGTCTGACTGCAACTTGGCGATTGCTCTGGACAGCAACTACTTCAAAGCGTATGCGCGAAGAGGAGCGGCACGGTTTGCACTGAAGAAATATCAGTCTGCATTAGAAG ATTATGAGATGGTTCTCAAGCTTGACCCGGGGAACGTGGAAGCACAGAACGAAgtcaaaaaaatcaaagag AGCCTCGAACATGAGGCCCCAACCCCCTCAACTGAAGCCACACAGGCACAGGAGGCTCCCCCAGCGGACCctgagcagcagagactgatggaggagcagcagagacgaCAGGAGGCGGCGATACAGAAAGACAGA GGGAATGCTTATTTCAAAGAGGGGAAGTATGAAGCGGCTGTTGAGTGCTACAGCAGAGGCATGGAGGCGGACAGCATGAATGTCCTACTGCCTGCCAACAGAGCCATGGCCTTCCTCAAGCTGGAGAG gtataaggaggcagaggaggactGCACCAAAGCCATTTCTCTGGACAAGACGTACTCCAAGGCTTTCGCCCGTCGTGCCACAGCCAGAGTGGCTTTAGGGGAACTGCAGAAGGCCAAACAAG attTCCAGGAGGTGCTGAAACTGGAACCGGGGAACAAGCAGGCACTGAATGAGCTGCAGAAACTCCAGATT GCCTTGGGCTCCAGCGGCCTGCTTCAAGCAccagacagcacacagaggagaacagtTCAGCCAATAGACAAACCAGCACATCTGCGCTCAACT AAACCACTGAGGAGGATTGATATCGAAGAGGTGAGTGGGAAGGTGTCGGTGTCTGAGGTGGAGTCAGGTGGGTCCAAGTCCTTCGTCCAGGAAGTGGCGAGGGAGGCTGAGGACGAGTCCTCTCCGCTGTCCACATCACCCAGCGCCAAAATGATCAAGATCGAAGAGATAGCAGAGGTCCCTTCACCCTCCTCTGAGCA GGTTCCTTCTAGCAGACAGAGCAAACAACCAGTGCAGGAAGTCACTCATCCTCCCGAACCGTCAACTGACCCCTCCCCGACCGTAACAGACCTGCCTCCTCCACCCGCTAACAGCTTCCAGCTGGAGGCCGACCTCCGCAAGATAGGAAACCAGCCCGAAGTCATTTACAGATATCTGAGT CAAATCAAGCCTGACGCGTACGCAAACATTTTCCACAACTCCCTTGAACCTGACATTCTCAATCAGGTCTTGAGGACTCTCCATGGTTTCTACATCAA GAATGAAGCACCGGGCGTCACAATGGAGGTCCTCAAGAGCGTTGCAAGCGTGAGGCGCTTCGACATGGCCGTCATGTTCATGTCGTCCCCGGAGAAGAAAG TGCTGAAAGAAgtgtttgacttcctccacCAAGCCGAGCTGGAAGAATCGTCTGTCACAGCCTTACAGAAGAAGTACGGGCTGTGA